A single window of Sparus aurata chromosome 22, fSpaAur1.1, whole genome shotgun sequence DNA harbors:
- the gpatch2 gene encoding G patch domain-containing protein 2 isoform X2, with product MFRAANLKTIGKAGTGWHFRRTMDELVHDLVSALEESSEQAARGGFGDGGDHALAVGCLLKRQARKRRGRKRRSDNPHPPWETGHLSEGSESSVEEHKDYRASTGGVSAANSHARDNSDSDEQLGPKRRTLLTADTGRSKRPLWPDDLGVLGSAEGTRSLRRRRKVKRMAVDPPAEPEPPSTTMLGPPPVPKARIGGRPHRPGAGEGRGPMELCGIGLVVPGGGKNRVKKRKLATHRLGMDAADEGVVVESEDPICSPMEGSKDKMELEEQKGSDEDMSDSETSSVSNSSDGGLYTNDEGRQGDDEQSDWFYDGEPGSGSAPGGACGIAGVVPWWERDTGSEELDLADPVFNSILTGSFPLMSPGAQRGFQARLSRLHGNQQASEAGLQGSSSQGFNDRLGRQSQDSHEPWFSSGSRREHGQLHWDPRSDRGHRRSCSVKTASRQTSGHLGSLCTGDVKRRRKAAPLGSTAPSGVVGENAPPIPDSNMGSRMLQTMGWSPGMGLGPEGRGITEPIRATQRPKGTGLGFN from the exons ATGTTCCGTGCAGCTAATTTAAAAACCATCGGCAAAGCGGGAACCGGCTG GCACTTTCGCCGGACGATGGACGAGCTGGTCCATGACCTGGTGTCAGCACTGGAGGAGAGCTCCGAGCAAGCGGCCCGTGGTGGCTTCGGTGACGGCGGAGACCACGCACTGGCCGTCGGCTGTCTGCTGAAGAGGCAGGCCCGGAAGCGGAGAGGCCGAAAGCGACGCTCGGACAACCCGCACCCGCCGTGGGAGACAGGCCACCTCAGCGAGGGCTCCGAGTCCAGTGTGGAGGAACACAAG GACTACCGTGCCAGCACAGGGGGTGTCTCCGCTGCCAACAGCCACGCCCGTGACAACAGCGACTCAGATGAACAGCTTGGCCCTAAACGGCGCACCCTCCTAACGGCTGACACGGGACGAAGCAAGCGCCCGCTTTGGCCGGACGACTTGGGCGTCCTGGGCTCGGCAGAGGGAACCCGCAGCCTCAGAAGGAGACGGAAGGTCAAACGTATGGCTGTAGACCCACctgcagaaccagaacctcccTCCACCACCATGCTTGGGCCCCCACCTGTCCCTAAAGCACGTATTGGTGGCAGGCCACATAGACCGGGCGCAGGTGAGGGCAGGGGGCCCATGGAGCTGTGTGGAATTGGACTGGTTGTGCCGGGGGGAGGGAAGAAcagggtgaagaagaggaaacTGGCCACCCACAGGCTGGGAATGGATGCTGCAGATGaaggggtggtggtggagagCGAAGACCCAATCTGTTCTCCAATGGAAGGGTCCAAAGATAAGATGGAGTTGGAGGAGCAGAAGGGCTCGGATGAGGACATGAGTGACAG CGAGACGAGCAGCGTCAGTAACAGCAGTGACGGAGGCCTGTACACCAATGATGAGGGCAGGCAAG GTGATGACGAGCAGAGCGACTGGTTCTACGACGGCGAGCCGGGCTCCGGTTCAGCACCCGGAGGTGCGTGTGGGATAGCAGGAGTGGTTCCCTGGTGGGAGAGGGACACGGGGTCAGAGGAGCTGGACCTGGCTGACCCAGTCTTCAACAGCATCCTCACTGGGTCCTTCCCCCTCATGAGCCCTGGAGCTCAGAGAG GGTTCCAGGCCAGGCTGAGTCGTCTCCATGGAAACCAGCAGGCGTCTGAGGCGGGGCTGCAGGGCAGCTCCAGTCAAGGCTTCAACGACAGACTGGGCAGACAAAGCCAGGACTCCCATGA GCCTTGGTTCAGCTCGGGCTCGAGGAGGGAACACGGACAG TTGCATTGGGACCCACGGTCAGACAGAGGGCACCGGAGGAGCTGCTCAGTAAAAACAGCCAGCAG ACAGACCAGCGGGCACCTCGGCTCTCTATGTACAGGGGATGTCAAGCGGAGGCGAAAAGCAGCCCCCCTCGGTTCCACCGCCCCCTCAG GAGTGGTTGGTGAGAACGCGCCTCCCATCCCTGACAGCAACATGGGGAGCCGCATGTTGCAGACCATGGGCTGGAGCCCGGGCATGGGCCTGGGTCCAGAGGGCAGGGGCATCACAGAGCCCATCCGGGCCACGCAGAGACCCAAAGGCACTGGTCTAGGATTCAACTGA
- the lpin1b gene encoding phosphatidate phosphatase LPIN1 isoform X2: MNYVGQLAGQVFVQVKELYRGLNPATLSGCIDVIVVRQPDGSLQCSPFHVRFGKMGVLRSREKVVDMEINGEPVDLHMKLGDNGEAFFVQETENDQEVVPSYLATSPIMSDGALLMSSSLMGKKSSVGPSIQTLGSAASAGENGGGMMMMKKRRKRRRKARADSVRREESGDYSEDEDMFTIDISSDEGTERESSRTSSRDVLRDESTSGSFKQTGIYTRSDGEWSPIQSPGNSRPTSPKSDSELMTKPSDAESQNPAMHWAWGELPQAATPSFLQEKPNPPPVCPVSIPVTESTHFRVITHEMPSEQCRPRSERTPLRLLMTEQTTEQRVVTVGMETESVRMESQTVTSETQVMTAGGAAAQMMCDMEETMPRQPGKTDSPSKRKDKRSRHLGSDGVYLDDITDLEPEVAALYFPKSDGGTAVRSMSDPGLHSTSLSPQSVSSGGDSGVDSYCDPMSDLPSITISLCGGLTDNREITKEQFHEKIISYQQFADNPSIIDDPNLVVKIGSKYYNWSTAAPLMLAMQAFQKPLPKAAVENIMKEKMPKKGGRWWFSWRGRNSNSKSDSASERGACGSAEQANRHKEESSSSDEDHRASNQGSNSIQSEHGLAPGGVSYKKTLRLTSEQLLSLQLQDGPNDAVFSVTTQYQGTCRCQGTIYLWNWDDKIIISDIDGTITRSDTLGHILPTLGKDWTHQGIAQLYHKVSQNGYKFLYCSARAIGMADMTRGYLHWVNERGTMLPMGPVLLSPSSLFSALHREVIEKKPEKFKVECLNDIKNLFYPNQQPFYAAFGNRPTDVFSYKEVGVPLNRIFTVNPKGELVQEHAKTNISSYVRLGEVVDHVFPLKVRASSSDFPCSDTFSHFTYWRQQLPRVEHHGNTPPQTAS, from the exons ATGAACTACGTGGGCCAGTTGGCAGGCCAGGTGTTCGTCCAGGTCAAGGAGCTCTACCGGGGCCTCAACCCCGCCACCCTTTCCGGCTGCATTGACGTCATCGTGGTGAGGCAGCCCGATGGATCGCTGCAGTGCTCGCCTTTCCACGTCCGCTTCGGCAAGATGGGCGTCCTGCGTTCCCGAGAGAAAGTG GTGGATATGGAGATCAACGGAGAACCGGTGGACCTACATATGAAACTTGGGGACAACGGAGAAGCATTCTTTGtgcaggaaacagaaaatgatcAG GAAGTGGTTCCGTCCTACCTGGCCACCTCTCCGATCATGTCGGACGGGGCCCTCCTGATGAGCTCCTCTCTGATGGGGAAGAAGAGCTCCGTGGGGCCGTCCATACAGACCCTGGGCTCAGCGGCGAGTGCGGGAGAGAATGGCGGcgggatgatgatgatgaagaagaggaggaagaggaggaggaaggctcGGGCGGACAGcgtgaggagggaggagagcggGGACTACTCGGAGGACGAGGACATGTTCACCATAGACATCAGCTCGGACGAAGGCACggagagggagagcagcag GACTTCATCTCGAGACGTCTTAAGAGACGAGTCAACCAGCGGCTCTTTCAAACAGACCGGCATCTACACCCGCTCAGATGGAGAGTGGAGCCCCATTCAGAG CCCTGGAAACTCACGTCCCACCTCTCCCAAGAGTGACTCTGAGCTGATGACTAAGCCGTCAGATGCAGAGAGTCAGAATCCGGCCATGCACTGGGCGTGGGGAGAGCTGCCACAGGCTGCCACG CCATCCTTCCTCCAAGAGAAACCCAACCCTCCACCAGTCTGCCCAGTGTCCATCCCCGTGACTGAAAGCACGCACTTCCGCGTGATAACTCACGAGATGCCCTCAGAACAATGCCGACCCCGCTCTGAAAGAACCCCGCTCAGACTGCTCATGACGGAGCAGACCACCGAGCAGAGGGTCGTCACAGTCGGGATGGAGACGGAATCCGTGAGGATGGAGTCGCAGACGGTTACCTCGGAGACGCAGGTCATGACGGCTGGAGGCGCGGCAGCTCAAATGATGTGCGACATGGAGGAGACGATGCCTCGTCAACCGGGCAAGACGGACTCTCCATCCAAGAGAAAAG ACAAGAGAAGCCGCCATCTTGGATCTGATGGAGTTTACCTGGATGACATCACGGACCTTGAACCTGAAGTGGCAGCCCTTTATTTCCCAAAGAG CGACGGTGGCACAGCGGTGAGGAGCATGTCGGACCCGGGCCTCCACAGCACCAGCCTGTCCCCACAGTCGGTCAGCTCTGGTGGGGACAGCGGGGTGGACAGCTACTGCGACCCCATGTCTGACCTGCCCTCTATCACCATCTCGCTGTGTGGAGGACTCACCGACAACAGGGAGATCACGAAAG AGCAGTTCCACGAGAAGATCATCTCTTACCAGCAGTTCGCAGACAACCCCTCCATCATCGACGACCCCAACTTGGTGGTGAAAATTGGCTCCAA GTACTATAACTGGAGCACTGCGGCTCCGCTCATGCTGGCTATGCAAGCTTTTCAGAAACCGCTGCCAAAG GCCGCCGTGGAGAACATCATGAAGGAGAAGATGCCCAAGAAAGGAGGGAGGTGGTGGTTCTCCTGGCGAGGCAGAAACAGCAACTCCAAATCG GATTCGGCCTCTGAGCGTGGGGCCTGTGGCTCTGCTGAGCAGGCAAACCG ACATAAAGAAGAGTCCTCCTCTAGTGACGAAGACCACAGAGCATCCAACCAGGGCTCCAACAGCATCCAATCAGAGCATGGGCTCGCACCAGGAGGCGTGTCTTATAAGAAAACACTCCGACTGACATCAGAGCAACTG CTGTCGCTCCAGCTGCAGGACGGTCCCAACGATGCTGTGTTCAGCGTGACCACTCAGTACCAGGGAACCTGCCGCTGTCAGGGCACCATCTACCTCTGGAACTGGGACGACAAGATCATTATCTCAGACATAGATGGCACCATCACCAG GTCCGACACACTGGGTCACATCCTCCCCACACTGGGGAAAGACTGGACCCACCAGGGCATTGCGCAGCTCTACCACAAAGTCAGCCA AAATGGCTACAAGTTCCTGTACTGTTCAGCTCGAGCTATCGGCATGGCTGACATGACCCGAGGTTACCTCCACTGGGTCAACGAGAGGGGCACCATGCTCCCCATGGGCCCCGTCCTGCTCAGCCCGAGCAGCCTCTTTTCAGCTCTGCACAG GGAGGTGATCGAGAAGAAGCCAGAGAAATTCAAGGTGGAGTGTCTCAATGACATCAAGAACCTCTTCTACCCCAACCAACAACCGTTCTACGCAGCGTTTGGAAACAGACCAACG GATGTGTTTTCCTATAaagaagtcggagtgcctctgAACAGGATCTTCACAGTGAACCCCAAAGGAGAGCTGGTGCAGGAGCACGCCAAGACCAACATCTCATC ttACGTCCGTCTGGGCGAGGTGGTGGACCACGTGTTCCCCCTGAAGGTGCGAGCCTCCTCCTCGGACTTCCCCTGCTCGGACACCTTCAGCCACTTCACATACTGGAGGCAGCAGCTCCCCCGGGTGGAGCACCACGGAAACACACCTCCACAAACTGCCAGCTGA
- the gpatch2 gene encoding G patch domain-containing protein 2 isoform X1, whose protein sequence is MFRAANLKTIGKAGTGWHFRRTMDELVHDLVSALEESSEQAARGGFGDGGDHALAVGCLLKRQARKRRGRKRRSDNPHPPWETGHLSEGSESSVEEHKDYRASTGGVSAANSHARDNSDSDEQLGPKRRTLLTADTGRSKRPLWPDDLGVLGSAEGTRSLRRRRKVKRMAVDPPAEPEPPSTTMLGPPPVPKARIGGRPHRPGAGEGRGPMELCGIGLVVPGGGKNRVKKRKLATHRLGMDAADEGVVVESEDPICSPMEGSKDKMELEEQKGSDEDMSDRCETSSVSNSSDGGLYTNDEGRQGDDEQSDWFYDGEPGSGSAPGGACGIAGVVPWWERDTGSEELDLADPVFNSILTGSFPLMSPGAQRGFQARLSRLHGNQQASEAGLQGSSSQGFNDRLGRQSQDSHEPWFSSGSRREHGQLHWDPRSDRGHRRSCSVKTASRQTSGHLGSLCTGDVKRRRKAAPLGSTAPSGVVGENAPPIPDSNMGSRMLQTMGWSPGMGLGPEGRGITEPIRATQRPKGTGLGFN, encoded by the exons ATGTTCCGTGCAGCTAATTTAAAAACCATCGGCAAAGCGGGAACCGGCTG GCACTTTCGCCGGACGATGGACGAGCTGGTCCATGACCTGGTGTCAGCACTGGAGGAGAGCTCCGAGCAAGCGGCCCGTGGTGGCTTCGGTGACGGCGGAGACCACGCACTGGCCGTCGGCTGTCTGCTGAAGAGGCAGGCCCGGAAGCGGAGAGGCCGAAAGCGACGCTCGGACAACCCGCACCCGCCGTGGGAGACAGGCCACCTCAGCGAGGGCTCCGAGTCCAGTGTGGAGGAACACAAG GACTACCGTGCCAGCACAGGGGGTGTCTCCGCTGCCAACAGCCACGCCCGTGACAACAGCGACTCAGATGAACAGCTTGGCCCTAAACGGCGCACCCTCCTAACGGCTGACACGGGACGAAGCAAGCGCCCGCTTTGGCCGGACGACTTGGGCGTCCTGGGCTCGGCAGAGGGAACCCGCAGCCTCAGAAGGAGACGGAAGGTCAAACGTATGGCTGTAGACCCACctgcagaaccagaacctcccTCCACCACCATGCTTGGGCCCCCACCTGTCCCTAAAGCACGTATTGGTGGCAGGCCACATAGACCGGGCGCAGGTGAGGGCAGGGGGCCCATGGAGCTGTGTGGAATTGGACTGGTTGTGCCGGGGGGAGGGAAGAAcagggtgaagaagaggaaacTGGCCACCCACAGGCTGGGAATGGATGCTGCAGATGaaggggtggtggtggagagCGAAGACCCAATCTGTTCTCCAATGGAAGGGTCCAAAGATAAGATGGAGTTGGAGGAGCAGAAGGGCTCGGATGAGGACATGAGTGACAGGTG CGAGACGAGCAGCGTCAGTAACAGCAGTGACGGAGGCCTGTACACCAATGATGAGGGCAGGCAAG GTGATGACGAGCAGAGCGACTGGTTCTACGACGGCGAGCCGGGCTCCGGTTCAGCACCCGGAGGTGCGTGTGGGATAGCAGGAGTGGTTCCCTGGTGGGAGAGGGACACGGGGTCAGAGGAGCTGGACCTGGCTGACCCAGTCTTCAACAGCATCCTCACTGGGTCCTTCCCCCTCATGAGCCCTGGAGCTCAGAGAG GGTTCCAGGCCAGGCTGAGTCGTCTCCATGGAAACCAGCAGGCGTCTGAGGCGGGGCTGCAGGGCAGCTCCAGTCAAGGCTTCAACGACAGACTGGGCAGACAAAGCCAGGACTCCCATGA GCCTTGGTTCAGCTCGGGCTCGAGGAGGGAACACGGACAG TTGCATTGGGACCCACGGTCAGACAGAGGGCACCGGAGGAGCTGCTCAGTAAAAACAGCCAGCAG ACAGACCAGCGGGCACCTCGGCTCTCTATGTACAGGGGATGTCAAGCGGAGGCGAAAAGCAGCCCCCCTCGGTTCCACCGCCCCCTCAG GAGTGGTTGGTGAGAACGCGCCTCCCATCCCTGACAGCAACATGGGGAGCCGCATGTTGCAGACCATGGGCTGGAGCCCGGGCATGGGCCTGGGTCCAGAGGGCAGGGGCATCACAGAGCCCATCCGGGCCACGCAGAGACCCAAAGGCACTGGTCTAGGATTCAACTGA
- the lpin1b gene encoding phosphatidate phosphatase LPIN1 isoform X1, translating to MISVEDGDDFYEADEHYATDTTWSWTRQTMNYVGQLAGQVFVQVKELYRGLNPATLSGCIDVIVVRQPDGSLQCSPFHVRFGKMGVLRSREKVVDMEINGEPVDLHMKLGDNGEAFFVQETENDQEVVPSYLATSPIMSDGALLMSSSLMGKKSSVGPSIQTLGSAASAGENGGGMMMMKKRRKRRRKARADSVRREESGDYSEDEDMFTIDISSDEGTERESSRTSSRDVLRDESTSGSFKQTGIYTRSDGEWSPIQSPGNSRPTSPKSDSELMTKPSDAESQNPAMHWAWGELPQAATPSFLQEKPNPPPVCPVSIPVTESTHFRVITHEMPSEQCRPRSERTPLRLLMTEQTTEQRVVTVGMETESVRMESQTVTSETQVMTAGGAAAQMMCDMEETMPRQPGKTDSPSKRKDKRSRHLGSDGVYLDDITDLEPEVAALYFPKSDGGTAVRSMSDPGLHSTSLSPQSVSSGGDSGVDSYCDPMSDLPSITISLCGGLTDNREITKEQFHEKIISYQQFADNPSIIDDPNLVVKIGSKYYNWSTAAPLMLAMQAFQKPLPKAAVENIMKEKMPKKGGRWWFSWRGRNSNSKSDSASERGACGSAEQANRHKEESSSSDEDHRASNQGSNSIQSEHGLAPGGVSYKKTLRLTSEQLLSLQLQDGPNDAVFSVTTQYQGTCRCQGTIYLWNWDDKIIISDIDGTITRSDTLGHILPTLGKDWTHQGIAQLYHKVSQNGYKFLYCSARAIGMADMTRGYLHWVNERGTMLPMGPVLLSPSSLFSALHREVIEKKPEKFKVECLNDIKNLFYPNQQPFYAAFGNRPTDVFSYKEVGVPLNRIFTVNPKGELVQEHAKTNISSYVRLGEVVDHVFPLKVRASSSDFPCSDTFSHFTYWRQQLPRVEHHGNTPPQTAS from the exons ATGATATCAGTAGAGGATGGTGACGATTTTTACGAGGCCGATGAGCACTATGCCACTGACACCACCTGGAGCTGG ACCCGCCAGACCATGAACTACGTGGGCCAGTTGGCAGGCCAGGTGTTCGTCCAGGTCAAGGAGCTCTACCGGGGCCTCAACCCCGCCACCCTTTCCGGCTGCATTGACGTCATCGTGGTGAGGCAGCCCGATGGATCGCTGCAGTGCTCGCCTTTCCACGTCCGCTTCGGCAAGATGGGCGTCCTGCGTTCCCGAGAGAAAGTG GTGGATATGGAGATCAACGGAGAACCGGTGGACCTACATATGAAACTTGGGGACAACGGAGAAGCATTCTTTGtgcaggaaacagaaaatgatcAG GAAGTGGTTCCGTCCTACCTGGCCACCTCTCCGATCATGTCGGACGGGGCCCTCCTGATGAGCTCCTCTCTGATGGGGAAGAAGAGCTCCGTGGGGCCGTCCATACAGACCCTGGGCTCAGCGGCGAGTGCGGGAGAGAATGGCGGcgggatgatgatgatgaagaagaggaggaagaggaggaggaaggctcGGGCGGACAGcgtgaggagggaggagagcggGGACTACTCGGAGGACGAGGACATGTTCACCATAGACATCAGCTCGGACGAAGGCACggagagggagagcagcag GACTTCATCTCGAGACGTCTTAAGAGACGAGTCAACCAGCGGCTCTTTCAAACAGACCGGCATCTACACCCGCTCAGATGGAGAGTGGAGCCCCATTCAGAG CCCTGGAAACTCACGTCCCACCTCTCCCAAGAGTGACTCTGAGCTGATGACTAAGCCGTCAGATGCAGAGAGTCAGAATCCGGCCATGCACTGGGCGTGGGGAGAGCTGCCACAGGCTGCCACG CCATCCTTCCTCCAAGAGAAACCCAACCCTCCACCAGTCTGCCCAGTGTCCATCCCCGTGACTGAAAGCACGCACTTCCGCGTGATAACTCACGAGATGCCCTCAGAACAATGCCGACCCCGCTCTGAAAGAACCCCGCTCAGACTGCTCATGACGGAGCAGACCACCGAGCAGAGGGTCGTCACAGTCGGGATGGAGACGGAATCCGTGAGGATGGAGTCGCAGACGGTTACCTCGGAGACGCAGGTCATGACGGCTGGAGGCGCGGCAGCTCAAATGATGTGCGACATGGAGGAGACGATGCCTCGTCAACCGGGCAAGACGGACTCTCCATCCAAGAGAAAAG ACAAGAGAAGCCGCCATCTTGGATCTGATGGAGTTTACCTGGATGACATCACGGACCTTGAACCTGAAGTGGCAGCCCTTTATTTCCCAAAGAG CGACGGTGGCACAGCGGTGAGGAGCATGTCGGACCCGGGCCTCCACAGCACCAGCCTGTCCCCACAGTCGGTCAGCTCTGGTGGGGACAGCGGGGTGGACAGCTACTGCGACCCCATGTCTGACCTGCCCTCTATCACCATCTCGCTGTGTGGAGGACTCACCGACAACAGGGAGATCACGAAAG AGCAGTTCCACGAGAAGATCATCTCTTACCAGCAGTTCGCAGACAACCCCTCCATCATCGACGACCCCAACTTGGTGGTGAAAATTGGCTCCAA GTACTATAACTGGAGCACTGCGGCTCCGCTCATGCTGGCTATGCAAGCTTTTCAGAAACCGCTGCCAAAG GCCGCCGTGGAGAACATCATGAAGGAGAAGATGCCCAAGAAAGGAGGGAGGTGGTGGTTCTCCTGGCGAGGCAGAAACAGCAACTCCAAATCG GATTCGGCCTCTGAGCGTGGGGCCTGTGGCTCTGCTGAGCAGGCAAACCG ACATAAAGAAGAGTCCTCCTCTAGTGACGAAGACCACAGAGCATCCAACCAGGGCTCCAACAGCATCCAATCAGAGCATGGGCTCGCACCAGGAGGCGTGTCTTATAAGAAAACACTCCGACTGACATCAGAGCAACTG CTGTCGCTCCAGCTGCAGGACGGTCCCAACGATGCTGTGTTCAGCGTGACCACTCAGTACCAGGGAACCTGCCGCTGTCAGGGCACCATCTACCTCTGGAACTGGGACGACAAGATCATTATCTCAGACATAGATGGCACCATCACCAG GTCCGACACACTGGGTCACATCCTCCCCACACTGGGGAAAGACTGGACCCACCAGGGCATTGCGCAGCTCTACCACAAAGTCAGCCA AAATGGCTACAAGTTCCTGTACTGTTCAGCTCGAGCTATCGGCATGGCTGACATGACCCGAGGTTACCTCCACTGGGTCAACGAGAGGGGCACCATGCTCCCCATGGGCCCCGTCCTGCTCAGCCCGAGCAGCCTCTTTTCAGCTCTGCACAG GGAGGTGATCGAGAAGAAGCCAGAGAAATTCAAGGTGGAGTGTCTCAATGACATCAAGAACCTCTTCTACCCCAACCAACAACCGTTCTACGCAGCGTTTGGAAACAGACCAACG GATGTGTTTTCCTATAaagaagtcggagtgcctctgAACAGGATCTTCACAGTGAACCCCAAAGGAGAGCTGGTGCAGGAGCACGCCAAGACCAACATCTCATC ttACGTCCGTCTGGGCGAGGTGGTGGACCACGTGTTCCCCCTGAAGGTGCGAGCCTCCTCCTCGGACTTCCCCTGCTCGGACACCTTCAGCCACTTCACATACTGGAGGCAGCAGCTCCCCCGGGTGGAGCACCACGGAAACACACCTCCACAAACTGCCAGCTGA